From the Acetomicrobium sp. S15 = DSM 107314 genome, one window contains:
- the ilvB gene encoding biosynthetic-type acetolactate synthase large subunit, which produces MKGAQMVVRALELEGAEVAFGIPGGAVIPLYDALYDSSITHILARHEQAACHAADGYARVTGKPGVCIVTSGPGAMNALTGLATAYMDSIPLVVIAGQVARHLIGSDAFQEADIYGSSMPVTKHNFLVRSASELPSVLRASFYIATTGRPGPVLITLPSDVQQEEADFLYPPKIDLPGYRPYAEELSTLQGARDALSRAERPLILAGGGVIASGATDELIAFAEAGEIPVSCTLMGKGVFPESHRLFLGMMGMHGRPEANLAASRADLLVAVGTKFSDRTTGFAATFAPLAKVIHLDLDPAEIDKNVRAHFPLVGDAQKVLRLLTEDLRPHPSRRHWFEEIESWREAYPLDEDLLPAFTLKALRSRVSAKTVVTTEVGQHQMWAALYWQVEAPRTFITSGGLGTMGFGLPAAVGASMARPGERVICIAGDGSILMNAQELETCARYNLPVKVFVFNNSSLGMVRQWQELFWDRRYAETLTDSPCDFAKLAQGYGVKGWRAEIASEVEGAIDAALSCEGPALVDILVPREELVMPMVPPGRSLTDFIHSLAVKS; this is translated from the coding sequence ATGAAGGGTGCGCAGATGGTGGTTAGGGCTTTGGAGCTCGAGGGAGCGGAGGTGGCATTCGGCATCCCGGGAGGCGCCGTGATTCCTCTATACGACGCCCTCTATGATTCTTCCATCACTCACATCTTGGCCCGTCACGAGCAGGCGGCCTGCCACGCCGCCGACGGTTACGCCAGGGTTACCGGCAAGCCCGGCGTATGCATCGTCACCTCTGGACCAGGAGCTATGAACGCCCTCACGGGCTTGGCCACGGCATATATGGATTCGATCCCGCTCGTCGTGATAGCGGGCCAAGTGGCAAGGCACCTAATAGGAAGCGACGCTTTCCAGGAAGCCGACATATACGGCTCTTCCATGCCCGTAACGAAACATAACTTCTTGGTGCGCTCCGCCAGCGAGCTTCCGTCCGTATTGAGGGCGTCATTTTACATAGCCACGACAGGAAGGCCAGGGCCGGTGCTCATAACGCTCCCCTCCGACGTCCAGCAAGAAGAGGCCGACTTCCTCTACCCTCCAAAAATAGATTTGCCAGGCTATCGCCCATACGCCGAAGAACTGAGCACCCTTCAAGGCGCAAGAGATGCCCTATCGCGCGCGGAGCGCCCGCTCATACTGGCCGGGGGCGGCGTCATCGCCTCCGGTGCAACCGATGAGCTGATCGCCTTCGCCGAGGCCGGAGAGATTCCCGTATCGTGCACGCTCATGGGCAAGGGGGTATTCCCCGAGAGCCACCGCCTCTTTTTGGGTATGATGGGGATGCACGGCAGGCCGGAGGCAAACTTGGCCGCATCGCGAGCCGACCTGCTCGTGGCCGTAGGGACCAAGTTTTCGGACCGCACCACCGGCTTCGCCGCAACGTTCGCCCCGCTCGCTAAGGTCATACACTTAGATCTAGATCCCGCCGAGATAGACAAAAACGTCCGCGCCCACTTCCCGCTCGTGGGAGACGCGCAAAAAGTCCTAAGGCTTTTGACCGAGGATTTAAGGCCGCACCCGAGCCGCAGGCATTGGTTTGAGGAGATCGAGTCCTGGAGAGAGGCTTACCCGTTAGACGAAGATCTGCTGCCGGCCTTCACCCTCAAGGCGCTGCGCAGCCGCGTGAGCGCCAAAACAGTAGTTACCACGGAGGTGGGACAGCACCAAATGTGGGCAGCCCTCTATTGGCAGGTAGAGGCCCCACGCACTTTCATAACCTCTGGCGGCCTGGGGACTATGGGGTTCGGACTGCCTGCTGCGGTGGGCGCAAGTATGGCGCGTCCGGGCGAGCGCGTCATATGCATAGCCGGCGATGGTAGCATATTGATGAACGCCCAAGAGCTCGAGACGTGCGCCAGATACAACCTGCCGGTCAAGGTGTTCGTCTTCAACAACAGCTCTTTAGGAATGGTAAGGCAGTGGCAAGAGCTCTTCTGGGATCGCCGATATGCGGAAACGCTCACCGACTCCCCTTGCGATTTCGCGAAGCTCGCCCAGGGTTATGGGGTCAAAGGATGGAGGGCGGAGATCGCATCGGAAGTAGAAGGCGCCATCGATGCAGCGCTCTCCTGCGAGGGGCCGGCCTTGGTGGACATCCTCGTGCCGAGGGAAGAGCTCGTCATGCCGATGGTGCCGCCGGGGCGCAGCCTCACGGACTTCATCCACAGCCTCGCGGTCAAATCTTGA